CAGGGTGCCCCTGCATCTTAACCAACAGATCCGATAAAATCGTCGTCTTGTTGAAGTTCCCTCCTGCCAAACCGGAGCCGTCGTTCATCTGAATGTGAGTGGTATCCAAGCCCATTTCTGCTGCAAATTCCCGAACCTGCTGAATTCCGTGTTCAAACGATCCCGGCTGTTCTCCGGCCTTGGCAGAAAGCGTTTTGAGTATCATCTCGGTATAGAAATTATCGCTCTCTTTGTTCACCCAGTTTATGAGCTCAGCCAGCGGCTTCGATTCATGTTCAGCCAGGATGTTTGTTGTATCGTAATCGAAGGCTTTATCATAAACCACAATCGCACCGTCAAACTGAATTCCGTTGTCATTGAGGTATTCTTTAAAGGAATCCAAAAAGAACATGGGCGGATTATCAATCGAAAGCGATTCATCTTCATAATAATCCTTAGGAAGAGTGCTACCCAGCACAATACGATTGCCCCCCATCTCCCGGCGATAGTATTCGTCGTATTCGGTGGCCTGGTGAGTGATTACTTGCCGGTTTTCAAAATGTACATAATCTGTGCTATCCGGAAACCAGGTAATGCGCGGAGTTTCCCCAATTTTACCTTCTGCAAACACTTCCAGATCCACGGCATTGTTGTTGAAGGAAAGCGGGCTGACCTGAACTCCGTAGTAGAATGAAAAATCGTACCAGTCCCATCCTTTGGGGTAATGCTGCCCGTCAAATAAGCTAACATCGGCCATCAGCATTCCATCAATCTCTTCAATTCCCTTTGCTTTCAGCTGATTGGCAAACTTTCGGAACACATGATAACGGTCATCATTATACAAGTCGCCGCTTATTGAGGGATCTCCACTTCCCTTTATGATGAGATTACCCTTCCATGTATTGCCCGACAATTCTCCATCTCCATAAACCAAAGTCTGAAAGCGGTAATCAGCGCCAAAAAAATCGAGGAATGCGGCTGTAGTTAATAGCTTTTGGTTGGAAGCGGGAACAATCACTTTGCCGGGATTGAAGCTTTCCAGTATCCGGCCCTGATCGTCCCGTACCGTTACCGACCAAAACGCTTCCTGATTCGGAGCCTGATCAATAATAGCCGAAAGATTCTGAGCACAGAGGGTTTCCGCAAAAAATGCGAGGAGCAATGGAAGTACAATGCGGAAAGAAAGCTTCATTTAGCTTACAAAGTATTTTTCTTCTTCACCCTGAAATGCATTCAGAATTTCATCAGTAGAGCTGCAATTGAGTATTGTTTCCCTGAATGATCCGCTGTTCATCAGCCTTGAAATCCGGCTTAGCAGTTTAATATGCTGGCTGTTATTTGATTCCGGCCCAACAAGCAGAAAAACCAACCGAACCGGTTCATTGTCGATAGAATCAAAGTCGAGCGGTTCTTCCAGAAGAGCAAAAGCGGCAAGGTTATCATCCACCGACGAAGTTTTTGCGTGCGGAATAGCGAGTCCTTTCCCCACACCGGTACTCATGATTTTTTCGCGTTCAAACACAGCTTGTCTTATTTCTTCCAACTGTTCTTTGGACTCCACTTTTTCCTCTAAAGCATCTACAAGGGCATTTATGAGTTCTTTTTTGGAGCCAACAGCAAAGCTGGGGAGAACCGTGGTTTGATCTAACAGCGAAAATAAATTCATGTAATTTCCTGGCAAAAATAAAGATTCGATAGCGCTCGAATATAGGCAGTGAAGAGTGAATCAATCAAAGATTAATTGCATTGTTTTTAGCTAAGCCGAATAATAAGGGGTAAGCTGTAACCGATTTTTACAAAAAAGGATCACTCTGACTTTTGTCCTTTACTTTCAGTTCAGCACCTTTCCCAGATTCAGGTTGACTACATCCATACCTTGCTCTATTCCCCCTATCAATAACCCGCCAAAATCCTTAAACTTGGCCATGGATTGGATCCGGAGCACACTCACAATTTTAAAGAAAGACCTGCAGATTGAACTGCGCACCCGATTTGCCTTCAACATGGTGTTGGCTTTTGTTGCGGCAGCCATGCTTTTAGTATTATTCACCCTCCGCGCCGACCAGCTGGAACCGGGACCAAAATCCGGCCTGGTTTGGATTATCATTCTCTTTGCTGCTCTGTCTGCCCTTAGCCGAAGTTTCATTTCTGAAACCGATAAAAAAACCTTTGACCTGCTCCGTATTTACGCCGAAGGAACCACCGTTTATACCGGGAAACTGCTATACAATTTTTTGTTTACGCTGCTTATAAATGTCGCCACTTTCGCAGGTTATATTTTTCTGATGGGTTTGGAGATTCAATCCTGGCCGGCATTTCTTGTTATGCTGTTGGTGGGAACCGCAGGCCTATCAGGCGTGGCAACGATGACAGCGGCCGTTGTGTCTCAGGCCGACCGCAAAGGGGCTATATTCTCTGTGTTGAGCATCCCCCTGTTTATGCCGTTAGTACTCTTACTGGCTGATATCAGTAAAACAGCCTTCATAAGTGGCGGAGACGGCTCTATGAACAACGTCACGGCTCTGATCGGCTTTGCGGGGGTAACCATCACCGCCGGAATTTTGCTTTTTGATTACATTTGGGAGGAATGACGGTAGACGAACGACGAGGGACCAATGACCAATGACCATTGAAGATAGACAAATGACTAACGATAGACCGATTTACTGTTATGGCTTTTAAGTTTGAGAAATTAGAGGTTTGGCAATTGGCTGTAGATTTAGCTGATGAGATCTATCTGTTAATTGAAGCGTTGCCTGATACTGAAAAGTTTAACCTAACTTCACAAATTCAAAGAGCCGTTACATCTGTATCTTTAAATATTGCTGAAGGCTCGACTGGTCAAACTGATCCGGAACAGTCTCGGTTTATTGGATATGCTCATAGATCGTTGATGGAGGTTGTAGCTTGTCTTATTCTAATGAAAAAGAGAGCTTATATTTCTACAGAACTTTTCGAAAAACTTTACCAAGATTCGGAAAAGTTATCTGCTAAATTGTTAGCAATGAAAAAATATCTAAAGAAAGGACTTCAATCCAATGAACCAGGCAAGAGCTACGAAATTGAATAAGCGTTGGTCGTCAGTCAGTGGTCATTCGTCGTTGGTCCTTCGTCGTCCATCACTCGTCATAAATAAAAGAAATTCATGAACATCAAGTTTGGAAACAGAAGAATAATTGGACAGAGCCGGGCTAAGGAACAGGTTGAGCGCATGCTGGCTTCAGACCGGATTAGCCATGCTTACCTTCTTTCCGGCCCCTCAGGCGTGGGAAAAACCGCTTTTGCCCTGGCTTTTGCCGAGGCCATTAATGGCATCGATCACCTCAGTGATTTGGGAGAATATAAGGCCTCAAAAAAGTCATCCTGGTTTACTCATCCGGATATTCATGTCTTCATCCCTAAGCCCACATCAGCTAAAACAGAAGAACTACGCGACCGGCTGGAACTGCTTTCCAAAGATCCCTACGAGATTATCGATTTTTCCCAGCGCCCTTCTTTGGATGATGAGTCTTCCAAAAACCTGCAGGCTTTCTATCCCATTGACTATTTCCGGGATGACATCCGCCCTATCGCCAAGCTCAAGCCCAACGAAGGGAATCGCGTGGTCATTATTCTCACCCATGTTGAGACCATGAGGAAAGAGACTGCCAATGCCTTCTTGAAGTTATTGGAAGAACCCTCTGACCGGCTAATGTTTATCCTCACCACCGAAAGCTACGAAAGCCTCCTTCCCACCATTACATCGCGCTGCCAGCATATTCCCCTGGGAGCACTTAAAGCCCAAGAGGTTGAACAGGGGCTAATTGATGTGGATGGTTTGGAACCGGAAGCCGCAGCTTACCTGGCAAGAGTGTCGAATGGAAACTATGCCATGACCCGTTTTTTTGATGTCTCCAAACTGAAGGAGAACCGGGAATCCGTGGTTGAATATCTCCGCATGGCGTTCAGCCAGGATGCAAACGGCCTATCAACGCTGGTGCAAGATTGGCAAAGTTCTCAGAATATTGAAGGCTTAATCGCCATGACTAACCTGATCGAAATGTACATCCGGGATTTGATGGTGTATCGTGAAACCGGCGAAAAGAAATTCATCACTAACATTGATCAGCTGGAATCCATACAAAAATTTGTAAAAGCCCTGGATGACGCCCGGCTGGAGGAAATGATAACCCATCTGGATGAATTTCGACCCGCTCTTCGCCAAAATGTAAACCCTAAGCTTATATTTATTGTTTTGGCATTACGATTTTCAACCCTGATGCGCGGACTTGATCCCATTATCCCCGATGAAGAAAACTGGAAACACGTACCCGCATTTGTAGAATAGCTTATGAAAGAAATCACGTTTCATAAAATGCAGGGAGCCGGTAACGACTTTGTGGTTATCGACAACCGAAAGTATGGATTTGCTTTGGATCAGATCATCAAGATTACTCCAAAACTATGTGACCGGAAGTTTGGGATTGGCGGGGATGGAATTTTAGTGCTCCAACCGGCTCAAAAAGCGGAGGTCGATTTCACTATGATTTACCGGAATGCTGACGGCAGTGATGCCGGCATGTGTGGAAATGGAGCCCGATGCTTGGTTATGTTTGCCTTTAAAAACGGGTTTAATGCCACACAAACCTTTAACGTACACGATAACGTGTATGAGGCTGAAGTTCATGCTGATAACAGCGTCAGCATTCATTTTCCGGTTCACGTACAACCTGAACGAAGAACGCTGAACGGCTACGACCTGATTAAAGCTGATGCCGCTACGGAACACTTGGTCACATTCATCCCACAAGAAAAACTTGAAGATGAAAAAGAACTGGTAAGTATAGGGAGTGAATTGCGCTATCATCCTGAGGTAAATCCACCCGGCAGTAATGTTAACTTTGTTTGTGCTGAAGACGGAGAATCCATCCATCTGCAAACTTATGAGCGGGGCGTAGAAGGTCTTACCCTTGCTTGCGGAACCGGAGCCTTAGCCTCTGCCATAGCCACTCATTTCCACAAACAGCAACAAGAAAAGCATGCCACCTACACCGTGAAAGTTAAAGGAGGAACGCTAAAAGCCTCATTCGATTTTAATCCTGATACAACCACTTATCACCAATTAATTTTAACGGGACCTGCTCATTTTGTTTTTGAAGGCATCTACACTTTATAAGTACTCACTCATCTTAATGGCCGGAATTTTGCTCAGCGGCTGTTCGGCTTCCATCTCTAACTCGGTAAGTAACCGGGACTCTAGCGAACAATATGTAAGTCGCTATCTTGTTCCCAATCAGCTGCCGGTACCGCAATCCATCCAAAGTGTGCAATTGTACCGTAAAGGAAGCGACAACAATCCACCCATTATCGAACTTGGTTCAGCCCAAAAAATGGTCCTCGCCTTTGATGAGTTATCCGACTTATCCGGCCAGTTTCGTATCACATTCACCCATCACGATCAGGATTGGGATAACAGCAATATTCCACAGGATTGGTACCTGGAGGGAATTAATGAGATTATCGTAGGCGGTGGAGAAAAGAATGAGTTAAGCGACCCTGACTTTTTTCATTATGAAACCGAATTCCCAAACAACCGGCTGAAGTTTAAAATCAGCGGTAACTACATGCTTCATGTTTCGGATTTTGATTCCGGTGTGAAGCTCTTTTCCCTTCCCTTTTTCGTAACTGAAGATGCGGGTGAGATACGTTCATGGGTAGAAACCATCTATAATGCCGGACAGCGATATAATGCCGTCGACCAGCCATTCAGTGAGTTTGTTTACCCGGATTTCATTGAATTTCCCCAGTTTGATTTAAGTTTCTATTTTGTTCAGAACCGATTTTGGGGTGATCAGAAACGATCCGAAAATTACGATTTCTCCGAACAGGATCGCTCACAGTTTCATCTGTCAAGAGAAAGAGCTTTCCCGGCTAATTATGATTTCATCGGGTTGAACCTCAACTCCCTGTCGGTGGACGGCAGCCAAATCATAGATGTGCAATTTGGGCAGACCCCACCGTTGGTGATACTTCGGGAAGACATTCTCAACTTCACTTCCGATCCGGTTAGCAGCTGGACGTCCAACTTTGGCAATCCAAAAAGCTCAACTGATTCCCGCTATGCCACCGTCAGGTTTCGTTTTCATGATGGCGGAAGATTCTCTGAAGATAAGGGCGTTTACCTGGTGGGAGATTTTAATCAGTGGCTGCTTTCAGAAAATAATAAACTACGCTACAATGAGGATTCCGGGTATTGGGAAACCACTTCCCTGATAAAACAAGGAACCTACACATATAAATATGCCACAAAAGAAGGCGAACACGGCATTGATGATCTCATTTTGAGTGATACCATTACCCGCCGGAATCAGGAATATGCAAGTTTTGTGTATTTCCAGGATCCGGAATATCGTTACCAACGATTACTACAGGTTCAAATATTCCGGAGCTCGGAGTAACACACTCTTTAGAAGTCTATACCAATGGAGAAGTAGTGGATAGGATCATCTCCAAACCCTTCTCTGCCGTATGGCCACCCAACATCATACCTGAAAGGCAGGCCAAAAACGATAGTTCGCAATCCAAAACCAGCTCCAATCAGGATATCACCGTCATAATATGGAGCTTCAAACTGTACGGGTCCTTGTGGAGTCTGGGCCTGGTCACTGAATCGTTCTTCAGCAATTTTGAAGTCCAGCTTAGCTTTGTTAATTACAGGCTCTCCGTTATCCAATAGTCCGTAGTCAATTCGCTCGCCCCATGCGGTTCCAACATCAAGGAAAGCAGCTCCCGTGATGTTATAGAACGGGAGAATCGGGAGTGCGCCGGGAACAACGGCAGCAAAAAGAGGAAAACGGAATTCTGCATTAATTAATGAGAAATTGCTTCCGTAGATGCTGTTATAGGCATATCCACGAACCGGTAAAGCAGGTACGGTAAAGAAACTGTCCGTCAGCTTATCAAAGGAAAGTCCGTTATTACTAAACTGCTGGTTAATCCAACCAAGCCGGCCTCCCATAAAATAGGTTTGCTTGTCTGGGCCGATGGAAGTGGCGCCCGATGCCCGCAAGGCAATGGAATACTGCCCGCTTCGTCCCAAGCCAATGTACTGTCTGAAATCAGCCAATACAGATCCAAATTGTGGAGCATTCTCACCAACACCGGGGCTGCCCGAGATTCCTATTGAATATCTACGTCCACCTCTTGGGGTTAAAAATCCGGGTAAGGTCCGATCGTTGGTAAATACAACTTCCGGGTATAGAAACAGACTTCGCTGATTATCGGGTTGGTTTGCACTCGTTGATAAACCCGCATACCGATCGCTCACTGAGCTGTAATCACGGGTAACTCCCATTGCTGAAAAGCCAAAATCGATCCGTTTAAACTTGTTAAATGGATATTGAGCGTTTACAGAGCCACCGAATGTCCGGAACCGGATAAGTTCCCCAAAAATAGTCTGATATCTTCTGGACGTGTGAAAGTATGAACCAAACCAATTGGTGCGATTTTTCAGGTATCCGTATTGTATGGAATAGTCACTGTTCCGCAGATCTGTTACAAAATTGGTTCCCAGTGCAATTTGGTGATCTCCCAGCAGATCACTGATGATAAATTGCGTTTGAGCCGCTGAGCCATAAGTGGAAGCTACAAAAGTGGGGTTATATGCTATATCCGTAGAAAACTTAAGCCGGTAGTTCTTAGGTTGAAAGCGTCCATCATCCGTAATGTTATTCTCCGGAGTGAAGCTTTTAATGTCTTCCAACTCAAGCGTTGTGTCCTCCATAACTTCTGTACTGAACACATAATTTCTGAAGTCGATTTCATCAGACTCTTGCTCTTGCTGCGCTACTTCTTCCGTGCCCTCTTCCCCTCCAGTCTCGGTTTCACCGGCTTGTTCAACTTCCTCATCAGCATTAGCAACGCGTTCGCCTTCCAGGCTCAGTCCATCGGCAAATAGTTGCTGAGCATACCGGATAGCCGGAACCCGGGTAAGTTTACTTTCTGAAGCCCTTCGTTGTGCCCAGTAATTTTTGGAGAGCTCGCCTCCTTTATCCCGGTTGAGTGGAGACCTCAGCAAGAAAATATCGAGGTACCCTTCATTGATGGAGTTAAAAGCCAACCGTGAACCATCACCACTTATCGAGATTTGAGAGGCTCCGGTTTGTAAATTCGTTAATGGGACTGATGTCCGGGTATCCAGGTTGTATTCATAAACATTCAGGATTCCGTTCTCATCAGAGATATATACCAAGCGTCCGTCTCTGGTTGTTTGTGGGCCTTTTTCACTCCATGTAGGCGTATTGGTCAGCCTTGTGGCTGTAGTCCTGGCGTTCAGGTTTACCCGAAAGATGTCGGTTTGGTAGATGCTCTCATCACCTAACAAATCATAACTGAGCGTATAATTGTGGAGTGCTACTTTCTCTCCCCGGTCAGACACAAAGTAAAGTGTTTCTGAGTCCGTGCCCCAGGCCGGCTGCATGTCTGAGAAGAAGTCGCCGGTTACATTGATTAATTTACCGGTTTCCAGGTTGTACACAAAAATGTCCTGATAAGGACCGATGTTACCATCAAAGGCTAATTTCTTACCATCCGGTGACCAGGCAATGGAAGCAATGGCATCCAGGTTGGGAAACTTAAGCTTATTTATTTTACCGGTGTTGTAGTTTATCAGGGCAATATCATCTCTTCCTTTTGATTTAGTTGAGATCGCAATCTGATTTCCATCCGGCGACCAGGCAATATTTGGATTCAAAATGTTCAGTTCCTCAAACTCAGGATTGTCTTCTCCCCTGATCAACGTCTTCAGTTTTCTTCCATCAATGGCACTGATGGCTACCACATCAAAATACCCTCTCCTATTGGTAATAAAGGCTACTTTATCGCCTTGCGGAGATATGGCCGGGCTGGTATTATAAGACCCGTACTGCCCTCGTTCAGTCAGCTGATTAGCGATCATATCGGCTCGTTCCCGTTCAGCTACCTCCGGATAGTATCTTTCCTGAAGAGCATCTTGCCAGGCTTTATCCAATTCTTTAAAGTTTAGTCCCAGTGACTGTTGTAAGCCAACCTCCACACTTCTTGTGGTTTTAATTCTTTGCAGTATTTCGGCAATTTTCTGACGGCCGTATTCTTCGACCACAAAATTCCAAAACGATTGCCCGCCCCGGTAGGCATAGTACCCGCTCAGGTACTGAAGCGGAGGCAAGTAGTTATTGATTACTGCATCCCTAACATACATATCTGTATTCGTATCCCAGCCTAAGGCAGTGTACTCAGCAAGGCCCTCTTCAAACCAAAGTGGAAACTGAAGCTGAATGTTATTGCGGATAATGGAATTGATGGTACCGCCGTAAAACATATCGTTAAAAACCGCGTGAACCAGCTCGTGGTGAAGCGTACGACGGAAATCGGCATAGTCTCCGGTAAAAGGGACCGTCATCCGGTTTTTCATTTTGTCAGTCACCCCGCCAATTCCCTCTGCGCTGGTAGGCAGATTTACTACATTCGTTTGGGAGAAATCGTTGTGAGAATCATAAACGATGAGCGTTATACGATTGGATATCTCATGGTTAAAATCTTCGGACAGTTGCTTGTAGGCCGACTCGATACTTTTCGCCCCAAATTCAGCCAGCTCATAGTTCTTTTCTCCGTAGTAATACACATCGAAATGCTTGGACTGAATGTAGCGCCATTCAAAATCCTCATAAACTACCCTGTTCTTACCAAAGGAGTAATATTGAGCCAGAGCCGGTGTACCGGACATAAATACTATTGCAGCGAGTAATACAACTGAACTAATTTTAACTTTCATAATAGAGAGTATTAAAAGTTATTTGGCTAATCCGAAGTCGATTTGTCGTTTTTCCAAGTTGGTGCTTTTAACATAAACACGGATTTCATCGCCAAGCTGAAACTGTTTTCCGCTCTTGCGGCCAACCAGGGCATGGCGCTTTTCATTGAAAACGAAATAATCACTTTTCAGATCGCTCATTCTTATCATTCCTTCACAGTAAATGTCTTTTAGGTTCACAAAAATTCCCCGTTCCATCACACCGCTGATAATTCCGTCAAATTTCTCACCGGTTTTACCGCTTAAAAACTCAACCTGCTTCAGTTTTATGGAGTCACGTTCAGCGTCAACGGCAACACGTTCGCGCTCACTGCAATGTTCTCCATCTTTTTTGAGCTGATCGTGGGTGTAAACCCTCGCTCCTGAATTGTAACCTTTTAGAAGCCGGTGCACAATAACATCAGGGTAACGGCGAATGGGACTGGTAAAGTGTGCATAGTGCCCAAAACCCAATCCAAAGTGACCGAGATTATTCGGTGAATATTCAGCCTTAGCCATTGCCCTGAGCATTAGTCCGTTAACGATATACTCCAGGCTTGTATTTTCCACTTTTTTGAGAAGGTCGTTGATCTTTTTAGGAGAGATTTTATCCCCGAGATCAAACTTGATTCCTATGGGTTTAACCTGCTCCGCTATGGAAGCCAGTTTCTCCTGATCCGGCTTGTCATGTACCCGGTAGAAAAATGGATACAAGTCTTTTGAGCGCTTCTTATCTGACTTTTTACGTAATTCCTCCACATGCATAGCCACTGTTTTATTGGCCATCAGCATGCATTCCTCAATCAGACGATGGGCAAAAATACGTTCCTTCAAAATTACTTTGAGCGGCTTACCGTCATCATCTAAAACAAACTTGGGTTCAGGGGTGTCAAAGTCTATCGCTCCTTCACGGAATCGTTTGTCCAGGAGTATCCGGGCTAACTCTTCCGCCAGCTTCACCTCTTTGGCATATTTGTGATTCTTACCCTCAATCACTTCTTGAGCCTGTTCGTAAGTAAATCTCTGTTTGGAATGAATCACGGTTTCCTCCACAGAGTAATCAACCAGCTTGCCATTCGGGGCAATTTCCATAAAGCAGCTGTAGGTCAGCTTGTCTTCATTAGGGCGCAAACTGCACACACCATTACTCAGCACTTCCGGGAGCATAGGAATCACACGATCCACTAAATAAACGCTTGTTCCCCGGCTGTGTGCTTCTTCATCCAGCACGGTTTTTGGGGTGAGGTAATGCGTTACATCGGCAATATGAACCCCCAGGTAATAGTTTCCATTATCCAGCTTTTTGATGCTCAGCGCATCATCAAAATCCTTGGCATCTTCCGGGTCGATGGTAAAAACATTCTCGTCTCTTAAATCCCGGCGTCTGTGGCATTCCTCTTCGGGAATCTCGGTTGGAATCTGGTTAGCATACTCCTCCACTTGTTTGGGAAATTCAGCAACCATGTCATTTTCAGCCAGTATGGATAATACGTTGGCATCATTTGAACCCGATTTTCCTAAAACCGATTTGATACGGGCTTCCGGTAACGCTTTGGGGTGAACCCAGTTCACAAGCTCAAATATAACCTTGTCGCCATCCTCAGCTCCATTTACGAATTCCGGAAGTACAAAGAAGTTGGTATGAACCGATTTCTTATCCGATTCAATCACAAAATTCTCTTTACTGACTTTTGTAAGTGTACCTACATAAAAGTCTTTGCCCCGTTCCAGTATTTCCAGGATTTTACCCCGGGGTTGGCCGGAGCCCTTTTTCTGCCCGGTTATCTTAACCCGAACTTTATCATCGTTCAGAGCCGTTCCTACATCGCGGGATGAAATCATTATATCCTGATCCAGCTCATCGGTAATTACATAACCGGTTCCGCGGACTGAGATATCAATCTTTCCTTCAACAACATGGGACGAACCCGAGGACTTCTTTGCCTTCTTCCTGGTGTTTTTCCCAAGAAAAACATAATTGTCTTTTCGGCTGATGGTGTTTTGATTAGCCAGCCGGCCCAGTGATTTGTCCAGCCGTTTTATCTCGTTATTACTTTCTAACCGAAGTACGCTAATAATTTGCTCTCTTGTTAGCTTACCGTCGGGGCTGTTTTTCAATAAATCAACAACCAGGTCTTCAAATTTACTTAGTCTTTCTTTCTTACTACTCATTCAAATATTCTTATGCGGGATCTCGTCCCTCTATGTTTTCTGTTATTTCTTCTTGATTCTGTTCTTTTTCTTTAACGCCAAATAGCTTTCTGAAAGGCGAAAGCAACCGATTGAAAAATTCATCCCAGGTATTGAAACTTACTTTGGCTTCAAGGCCTACACCATTTATTTCCTGAGATTGTTGTGATTGTTCGGTGCTGCTAATGGTTCCGAAGGTAAGATCCTGGCGGTGGAAAGCCGTTACTGCAAAGGTGCGGTTTATTCTAAAGGTAGCACCAAGATCTCCAATATTTGATTGTCTTCCTGTGATTTGTCCTTCCCGGCGAAGTATTATTTTGTCATTGTAAAGCCGTAGCGCTACTCCAAGGTCAACTTGGTTATATGTATTTAAGTTAAAATCTACATCTAAACTACTCAAATCACTGTTCAATAACGAATTTACCTGATTTGATAACAATGGGTTAATAACCTGGCTCGAAAGCAATGGATTCAGCACCGCTGCACTGCCCGATAAATTTTCTCCAAAGGGATTGGCTTGAGGGTCACCTGCTGAAGAAACCGGTATAAAATCTCCCATAAGCATAAAGTTGGTGGCCTGAATTAACTTCAGGCTTTCATCCCTGTTAATGGAGGCCAGCTGGGTGGACAGCGTTGAGCTTTGTTGCGACTCAAAGGTATTGGGCAAACGGAAAAAGAAATTATTTTCAATACTGGTTAGGGTTCCACCGATATTCAGCACTAATTCTACAGGCACCCGTTGGGCATTTTCAGGATCCCTGGAGCCGGTGCTGCTCAGGGTGTTAATATCAGGCCGGGCACGATAAATGGCATTCAGGTTCAGGCGTGCATTTGCAGGATCTCCCTCCCAGATAATGGTACCGCCTGATTCCAGCTCGAAACGGCGGGTAAAGATATCGCCACTCACAAACTGGTAGTTCCCGCCCGTTATATCAAAGCGGCCAAACATGGATACCTGTTCGTCTTCCAGCAATATGCGCAAGCGACCGGTACCATCGGCTGTTACGATATCGCCGGTAACCGGATCGAAAATCAGTTGTACTGTCATCGGGTTGGTAGCCACAAACTGCAGATCTAAAGTAAAACGCTCAGCAAAGGTAAGCTCCTCTTCCGGCTGGCCCTGTTCGTCATTAATTCGATTTCGGGAATTAGTGGAATTTACACCTGACCGTAAATCGTCCACGTCAAAAGAGTTCACGAAACGTATAAACCGGTTGTCTTCATTAAATTCCGTTTCCTCCAATAATGGGATGGAAATCTGTGAAAAATCAG
The nucleotide sequence above comes from Gracilimonas sp.. Encoded proteins:
- a CDS encoding DNA polymerase III subunit delta' C-terminal domain-containing protein, with translation MNIKFGNRRIIGQSRAKEQVERMLASDRISHAYLLSGPSGVGKTAFALAFAEAINGIDHLSDLGEYKASKKSSWFTHPDIHVFIPKPTSAKTEELRDRLELLSKDPYEIIDFSQRPSLDDESSKNLQAFYPIDYFRDDIRPIAKLKPNEGNRVVIILTHVETMRKETANAFLKLLEEPSDRLMFILTTESYESLLPTITSRCQHIPLGALKAQEVEQGLIDVDGLEPEAAAYLARVSNGNYAMTRFFDVSKLKENRESVVEYLRMAFSQDANGLSTLVQDWQSSQNIEGLIAMTNLIEMYIRDLMVYRETGEKKFITNIDQLESIQKFVKALDDARLEEMITHLDEFRPALRQNVNPKLIFIVLALRFSTLMRGLDPIIPDEENWKHVPAFVE
- the dacB gene encoding D-alanyl-D-alanine carboxypeptidase/D-alanyl-D-alanine-endopeptidase, yielding MKLSFRIVLPLLLAFFAETLCAQNLSAIIDQAPNQEAFWSVTVRDDQGRILESFNPGKVIVPASNQKLLTTAAFLDFFGADYRFQTLVYGDGELSGNTWKGNLIIKGSGDPSISGDLYNDDRYHVFRKFANQLKAKGIEEIDGMLMADVSLFDGQHYPKGWDWYDFSFYYGVQVSPLSFNNNAVDLEVFAEGKIGETPRITWFPDSTDYVHFENRQVITHQATEYDEYYRREMGGNRIVLGSTLPKDYYEDESLSIDNPPMFFLDSFKEYLNDNGIQFDGAIVVYDKAFDYDTTNILAEHESKPLAELINWVNKESDNFYTEMILKTLSAKAGEQPGSFEHGIQQVREFAAEMGLDTTHIQMNDGSGLAGGNFNKTTILSDLLVKMQGHPEATPYFNSMSVAGIDGTLAHRMKGTPLYNNFKGKSGFVTGVRTLSGYFEAESGKKIIVSIATNNFISEKVRPIDAVHEKILMYLYSKY
- a CDS encoding type IX secretion system plug protein domain-containing protein, whose amino-acid sequence is MKASTLYKYSLILMAGILLSGCSASISNSVSNRDSSEQYVSRYLVPNQLPVPQSIQSVQLYRKGSDNNPPIIELGSAQKMVLAFDELSDLSGQFRITFTHHDQDWDNSNIPQDWYLEGINEIIVGGGEKNELSDPDFFHYETEFPNNRLKFKISGNYMLHVSDFDSGVKLFSLPFFVTEDAGEIRSWVETIYNAGQRYNAVDQPFSEFVYPDFIEFPQFDLSFYFVQNRFWGDQKRSENYDFSEQDRSQFHLSRERAFPANYDFIGLNLNSLSVDGSQIIDVQFGQTPPLVILREDILNFTSDPVSSWTSNFGNPKSSTDSRYATVRFRFHDGGRFSEDKGVYLVGDFNQWLLSENNKLRYNEDSGYWETTSLIKQGTYTYKYATKEGEHGIDDLILSDTITRRNQEYASFVYFQDPEYRYQRLLQVQIFRSSE
- a CDS encoding heme exporter protein CcmB; the encoded protein is MDWIRSTLTILKKDLQIELRTRFAFNMVLAFVAAAMLLVLFTLRADQLEPGPKSGLVWIIILFAALSALSRSFISETDKKTFDLLRIYAEGTTVYTGKLLYNFLFTLLINVATFAGYIFLMGLEIQSWPAFLVMLLVGTAGLSGVATMTAAVVSQADRKGAIFSVLSIPLFMPLVLLLADISKTAFISGGDGSMNNVTALIGFAGVTITAGILLFDYIWEE
- the dapF gene encoding diaminopimelate epimerase — its product is MKEITFHKMQGAGNDFVVIDNRKYGFALDQIIKITPKLCDRKFGIGGDGILVLQPAQKAEVDFTMIYRNADGSDAGMCGNGARCLVMFAFKNGFNATQTFNVHDNVYEAEVHADNSVSIHFPVHVQPERRTLNGYDLIKADAATEHLVTFIPQEKLEDEKELVSIGSELRYHPEVNPPGSNVNFVCAEDGESIHLQTYERGVEGLTLACGTGALASAIATHFHKQQQEKHATYTVKVKGGTLKASFDFNPDTTTYHQLILTGPAHFVFEGIYTL
- a CDS encoding four helix bundle protein encodes the protein MAFKFEKLEVWQLAVDLADEIYLLIEALPDTEKFNLTSQIQRAVTSVSLNIAEGSTGQTDPEQSRFIGYAHRSLMEVVACLILMKKRAYISTELFEKLYQDSEKLSAKLLAMKKYLKKGLQSNEPGKSYEIE
- a CDS encoding PTS sugar transporter subunit IIA, with protein sequence MNLFSLLDQTTVLPSFAVGSKKELINALVDALEEKVESKEQLEEIRQAVFEREKIMSTGVGKGLAIPHAKTSSVDDNLAAFALLEEPLDFDSIDNEPVRLVFLLVGPESNNSQHIKLLSRISRLMNSGSFRETILNCSSTDEILNAFQGEEEKYFVS